One genomic segment of Stigmatopora argus isolate UIUO_Sarg chromosome 1, RoL_Sarg_1.0, whole genome shotgun sequence includes these proteins:
- the LOC144084432 gene encoding semaphorin-5B-like isoform X1, whose product MALNKELDAVVTMATLGWGPWALSPCSLVLVFCVLVCLSQPSAIKPADCDRKEHPVADTQELKKWTSEFSHPGAKDFSQLSLDLSRKQLIVGARNFLFTVSLSNASLKQATKWTPDEDTILSCKSKGKSEEECQNYIRVLLLSGRTLVTCGTNAFTPVCMTRQIDNISQVLETVNGVARCPYDPLHNSTAMISEKGELYAATVIDFSGRDPVIYRSLGNMHPLRTVQYNSKWLNEPQFVSAYDIGLFAYFFLRETAVENHCGKMVFSRVARVCQNDMGGRFLLEDTWTTFMKARLNCSRSGEIPFHYNELQSTFYLPEQDLIYGIFTTNVNSMSATAVCAFNLTAITQAFNGPFRYQENPRTAWLSAPNPIPNFQCGTLNEGGTSGNLTERNLQDAQRLFLMHDVVQPVTVNPLLAQDNVRFSKLVVDVVRGRDATYHVMYIGTEHGTILKTLATTNTDLHGCYLEELRILPDKQIGSIKSMQILHTDRSLFVGFDDRLVKIPLERCSSHPTEQRCLEARDPYCGWDPKQGRCTTSKESADMNQWTQNITQCPVRNLKQDGRFGPWEPWQPCSHNDGEGATSSCICRSRSCDEPVARCGGIDCRGPTIQVANCSRNGGWTPWSSWGHCSSSCGIGFEVRQRSCNNPSPRYGGRICVGQGQEERLCNEKKRCPLPVVWTGWGSWAQCSAECGGGIHARTRTCENGNTCPGCAMEYETCNLEACPEVRRNTPWTPWIPVNISQDGSRQEQRFRYVCRALLEDVQLLQLGKKKIETRFCPNDGSGSCQTDSLVDNLVKSSGWIVSLPKDTHWGSWENWSPCSQPCSRGFRTRRRACSVAEVRTNPSACVGSPVDYQDCNMQPCPVTGAWSCWSSWSQCSASCGGGHFQRTRSCDHPPPANGGGICIGLHTEEALCNTHTCEGWGLWSDWGDCDEKGLQHRSRYCDGNQEANLCPGNTSQTRPCQTHEVAVILPEQEVNNCGSFTLFQLIAVGIASFFAAALLSALAFAYCHHLSRPSAESAVIHPSRHNHLTYNKQDNATPKNEKYIPMEVVMLHKNNLHVNDDTSRHFPSTSNMFSTTYYPPNLSKYDFPPEASCRAYVHS is encoded by the exons ATGGCACTCAATAAAGAACTGGATGCAGTTGTAACTATGGCCACATTAGGGTGGGGGCCATGGGCCCTTTCCCCCTGCAGTCTCGTGCTGGTCTTCTGCGTACTTGTGTGTCTGTCGCAGCCATCCGCGATCAAACCTGCAGACTGCGATCGAAAGGAGCATCCGGTCGCGGACACACAAG AATTGAAGAAATGGACGTCCGAGTTCTCCCACCCAGGAGCAAAGGACTTCTCTCAGTTGTCCTTGGACCTAAGCAGAAAGCAGCTTATTGTGGGAGCGAG AAACTTCCTGTTCACGGTTAGTTTAAGCAACGCCTCCCTTAAACAG GCAACAAAATGGACACCCGATGAAGATACGATTCTTTCTTGCAAGAGCAAGGGGAAGTCAGAG GAAGAGTGTCAAAACTATATTCGGGTTTTATTGCTCAGCGGAAGGACCCTCGTCACATGTGGGACCAACGCTTTTACCCCTGTCTGTATGACCAGACAG ATTGATAATATCAGTCAGGTGTTGGAGACGGTGAACGGTGTCGCGCGATGTCCCTACGACCCCCTCCACAACTCGACCGCCATGATTTCGGAGAAGGGCGAGCTGTACGCCGCCACGGTGATTGACTTTTCTGGACGCGACCCTGTGATCTACAGGAGCCTGGGCAACATGCACCCTCTGCGCACGGTTCAATACAACTCTAAATGGCTCAatg AACCTCAGTTTGTGTCTGCTTATGACATTGGCCTATTCGCCTACTTCTTCCTGAGGGAAACTGCTGTTGAAAATCACTGCGGAAAGATGGTTTTCTCCCGCGTTGCCCGCGTATGTCAAAACGACATGGGCGGTCGTTTCCTTTTAGAGGACACCTGGACCACCTTTATGAAGGCTCGACTAAATTGCTCACGCTCAGGAGAAATCCCCTTTCATTACAACGAACTACAGAGCACCTTCTACTTACCTGAGCAAGACTTGATCTACGGAATTTTCACCACTAACGT GAACAGCATGTCAGCTACTGCAGTTTGCGCCTTCAACCTGACTGCCATCACGCAGGCTTTCAACGGACCTTTCCGCTACCAGGAGAACCCCCGCACCGCTTGGCTTTCTGCTCCGAATCCCATACCCAATTTTCAG TGTGGCACGCTAAATGAAGGTGGCACAAGTGGGAACCTGACCGAACGCAACCTCCAGGATGCTCAGCGGCTCTTTTTGATGCACGATGTAGTGCAGCCGGTGACGGTAAACCCTTTGCTCGCCCAAGACAACGTGCGTTTCTCCAAGCTGGTGGTGGACGTCGTGCGCGGCCGCGATGCCACTTACCACGTCATGTATATCGGCACAG AGCATGGCACTATCTTAAAGACTCTGGCCACGACGAATACCGATCTTCACGGCTGCTACCTGGAGGAGCTCCGGATTCTTCCCGATAAGCAAATTGGCTCAATCAAGAGCATGCAGATCCTCCACACTGACAGATCTTTGTTTGTGGGGTTTGATGACAGGCTGGTGAAGATCCCGTTGGAACGATGCTCTAGCCATCCAACGGAGCA ACGTTGTCTGGAAGCTCGGGACCCATATTGCGGCTGGGATCCCAAACAGGGGCGTTGCACAACCAGTAAAGAGAGCGCCGACATGAATCAGTGGACTCAGAATATTACCCAGTGTCCA GTGAGGAATCTGAAACAGGATGGCAGGTTTGGCCCGTGGGAACCCTGGCAACCCTGTAGCCACAATGACGGCGAAGGTGCCACCAGCAGTTGTATTTGCCGCTCCCGCTCGTGTGACGAACCTGTGGCCCGATGCGGGGGGATCGACTGTAGAGGCCCAACCATTCAGGTGGCAAACTGCTCTAG AAATGGTGGCTGGACTCCTTGGTCTTCATGGGGCCATTGCAGCAGCAGTTGTGGTATCGGTTTTGAAGTGAGGCAGCGGTCCTGCAACAACCCCTCGCCTCGTTACGGAGGTCGAATCTGTGTTGGCCAAGGTCAGGAGGAGAG GCTGTGCAATGAAAAGAAAAGGTGCCCATTACCAGTGGTTTGGACTGGATGGGGGTCCTGGGCTCAATGCAGTGCTGAATGTGGAGGCGGAATACACGCCAGGACCAGAACTTGTGAGAATGGAAACACCTGCCCCGGATGCGCCATG GAGTACGAGACTTGCAATCTGGAGGCCTGTCCGGAGGTGCGTCGCAACACCCCGTGGACTCCCTGGATACCAGTCAACATCAGCCAAGATGGATCACGTCAAGAGCAAAGATTCAGATACGTGTGCCGAGCCTTACTGGAGGATGTCCAGCTGCTACAATTGGGAAAGAAGAAAATAGAGACCAGGTTTTGTCCAAATGATGGTTCTGGAAGCTGCCAGACCGACT CTCTGGTTGATAATTTGGTGAAGTCAAGTGGCTGGATCGTGTCACTGCCTAAAGATACGCACTGGGGATCTTGGGAAAATTGGTCCCCCTGTTCCCAGCCATGTTCCAGAGGCTTTCGAACCCGGAGACGTGCTTGCTCAGTGGCAGAGGTTAGGACCAATCCGAGCGCGTGTGTCGGATCCCCGGTGGATTATCAGGATTGCAACATGCAGCCATGCCCAG TGACCGGAGCCTGGTCGTGCTGGTCTTCATGGTCCCAATGTTCCGCAAGCTGCGGTGGGGGCCACTTTCAGCGCACCAGGTCGTGTGACCACCCACCCCCTGCCAATGGAGGTGGGATCTGTATTGGTCTACACACTGAAGAGGCACTTTGCAATACACACACTTGTGAAG GTTGGGGTTTGTGGTCAGACTGGGGCGACTGCGATGAGAAGGGCCTACAGCATCGTTCCCGCTACTGCGATGGAAACCAGGAAGCCAATTTGTGTCCGGGTAACACAAGCCAGACCAGACCCTGCCAGACACACGAAGTGGCAG TCATTTTGCCTGAACAAGAAGTGAACAACTGTGGAA GTTTCACATTGTTCCAGCTGATCGCTGTAGGCATTGCCAGTTTTTTTGCAGCTGCCTTGTTGTCTGCACTGGCATTTGCCTATTGCCACCATTTGAGCCGACCGTCCGCAGAGTCGGCGGTCATTCACCCCAGTAGGCACAACCACCTGACCTATAACAAACAGGACAATGCCACGCCAAAGAATGAGAAGTACATACCAATGGAAGTTGTG ATGCTACACAAAAACAACCTCCACGTAAACGACGACACCAGCCGCCATTTTCCTTCCACCAGCAACATGTTCAGCACCACTTATTATCCCCCCAACCTGAGCAAGTACGACTTTCCACCAGAAGCTTCCTGCAGGGCTTACGTGCACAGCTAG
- the LOC144084432 gene encoding semaphorin-5B-like isoform X2, which yields MALNKELDAVVTMATLGWGPWALSPCSLVLVFCVLVCLSQPSAIKPADCDRKEHPVADTQELKKWTSEFSHPGAKDFSQLSLDLSRKQLIVGARNFLFTEECQNYIRVLLLSGRTLVTCGTNAFTPVCMTRQIDNISQVLETVNGVARCPYDPLHNSTAMISEKGELYAATVIDFSGRDPVIYRSLGNMHPLRTVQYNSKWLNEPQFVSAYDIGLFAYFFLRETAVENHCGKMVFSRVARVCQNDMGGRFLLEDTWTTFMKARLNCSRSGEIPFHYNELQSTFYLPEQDLIYGIFTTNVNSMSATAVCAFNLTAITQAFNGPFRYQENPRTAWLSAPNPIPNFQCGTLNEGGTSGNLTERNLQDAQRLFLMHDVVQPVTVNPLLAQDNVRFSKLVVDVVRGRDATYHVMYIGTEHGTILKTLATTNTDLHGCYLEELRILPDKQIGSIKSMQILHTDRSLFVGFDDRLVKIPLERCSSHPTEQRCLEARDPYCGWDPKQGRCTTSKESADMNQWTQNITQCPVRNLKQDGRFGPWEPWQPCSHNDGEGATSSCICRSRSCDEPVARCGGIDCRGPTIQVANCSRNGGWTPWSSWGHCSSSCGIGFEVRQRSCNNPSPRYGGRICVGQGQEERLCNEKKRCPLPVVWTGWGSWAQCSAECGGGIHARTRTCENGNTCPGCAMEYETCNLEACPEVRRNTPWTPWIPVNISQDGSRQEQRFRYVCRALLEDVQLLQLGKKKIETRFCPNDGSGSCQTDSLVDNLVKSSGWIVSLPKDTHWGSWENWSPCSQPCSRGFRTRRRACSVAEVRTNPSACVGSPVDYQDCNMQPCPVTGAWSCWSSWSQCSASCGGGHFQRTRSCDHPPPANGGGICIGLHTEEALCNTHTCEGWGLWSDWGDCDEKGLQHRSRYCDGNQEANLCPGNTSQTRPCQTHEVAVILPEQEVNNCGSFTLFQLIAVGIASFFAAALLSALAFAYCHHLSRPSAESAVIHPSRHNHLTYNKQDNATPKNEKYIPMEVVMLHKNNLHVNDDTSRHFPSTSNMFSTTYYPPNLSKYDFPPEASCRAYVHS from the exons ATGGCACTCAATAAAGAACTGGATGCAGTTGTAACTATGGCCACATTAGGGTGGGGGCCATGGGCCCTTTCCCCCTGCAGTCTCGTGCTGGTCTTCTGCGTACTTGTGTGTCTGTCGCAGCCATCCGCGATCAAACCTGCAGACTGCGATCGAAAGGAGCATCCGGTCGCGGACACACAAG AATTGAAGAAATGGACGTCCGAGTTCTCCCACCCAGGAGCAAAGGACTTCTCTCAGTTGTCCTTGGACCTAAGCAGAAAGCAGCTTATTGTGGGAGCGAG AAACTTCCTGTTCACG GAAGAGTGTCAAAACTATATTCGGGTTTTATTGCTCAGCGGAAGGACCCTCGTCACATGTGGGACCAACGCTTTTACCCCTGTCTGTATGACCAGACAG ATTGATAATATCAGTCAGGTGTTGGAGACGGTGAACGGTGTCGCGCGATGTCCCTACGACCCCCTCCACAACTCGACCGCCATGATTTCGGAGAAGGGCGAGCTGTACGCCGCCACGGTGATTGACTTTTCTGGACGCGACCCTGTGATCTACAGGAGCCTGGGCAACATGCACCCTCTGCGCACGGTTCAATACAACTCTAAATGGCTCAatg AACCTCAGTTTGTGTCTGCTTATGACATTGGCCTATTCGCCTACTTCTTCCTGAGGGAAACTGCTGTTGAAAATCACTGCGGAAAGATGGTTTTCTCCCGCGTTGCCCGCGTATGTCAAAACGACATGGGCGGTCGTTTCCTTTTAGAGGACACCTGGACCACCTTTATGAAGGCTCGACTAAATTGCTCACGCTCAGGAGAAATCCCCTTTCATTACAACGAACTACAGAGCACCTTCTACTTACCTGAGCAAGACTTGATCTACGGAATTTTCACCACTAACGT GAACAGCATGTCAGCTACTGCAGTTTGCGCCTTCAACCTGACTGCCATCACGCAGGCTTTCAACGGACCTTTCCGCTACCAGGAGAACCCCCGCACCGCTTGGCTTTCTGCTCCGAATCCCATACCCAATTTTCAG TGTGGCACGCTAAATGAAGGTGGCACAAGTGGGAACCTGACCGAACGCAACCTCCAGGATGCTCAGCGGCTCTTTTTGATGCACGATGTAGTGCAGCCGGTGACGGTAAACCCTTTGCTCGCCCAAGACAACGTGCGTTTCTCCAAGCTGGTGGTGGACGTCGTGCGCGGCCGCGATGCCACTTACCACGTCATGTATATCGGCACAG AGCATGGCACTATCTTAAAGACTCTGGCCACGACGAATACCGATCTTCACGGCTGCTACCTGGAGGAGCTCCGGATTCTTCCCGATAAGCAAATTGGCTCAATCAAGAGCATGCAGATCCTCCACACTGACAGATCTTTGTTTGTGGGGTTTGATGACAGGCTGGTGAAGATCCCGTTGGAACGATGCTCTAGCCATCCAACGGAGCA ACGTTGTCTGGAAGCTCGGGACCCATATTGCGGCTGGGATCCCAAACAGGGGCGTTGCACAACCAGTAAAGAGAGCGCCGACATGAATCAGTGGACTCAGAATATTACCCAGTGTCCA GTGAGGAATCTGAAACAGGATGGCAGGTTTGGCCCGTGGGAACCCTGGCAACCCTGTAGCCACAATGACGGCGAAGGTGCCACCAGCAGTTGTATTTGCCGCTCCCGCTCGTGTGACGAACCTGTGGCCCGATGCGGGGGGATCGACTGTAGAGGCCCAACCATTCAGGTGGCAAACTGCTCTAG AAATGGTGGCTGGACTCCTTGGTCTTCATGGGGCCATTGCAGCAGCAGTTGTGGTATCGGTTTTGAAGTGAGGCAGCGGTCCTGCAACAACCCCTCGCCTCGTTACGGAGGTCGAATCTGTGTTGGCCAAGGTCAGGAGGAGAG GCTGTGCAATGAAAAGAAAAGGTGCCCATTACCAGTGGTTTGGACTGGATGGGGGTCCTGGGCTCAATGCAGTGCTGAATGTGGAGGCGGAATACACGCCAGGACCAGAACTTGTGAGAATGGAAACACCTGCCCCGGATGCGCCATG GAGTACGAGACTTGCAATCTGGAGGCCTGTCCGGAGGTGCGTCGCAACACCCCGTGGACTCCCTGGATACCAGTCAACATCAGCCAAGATGGATCACGTCAAGAGCAAAGATTCAGATACGTGTGCCGAGCCTTACTGGAGGATGTCCAGCTGCTACAATTGGGAAAGAAGAAAATAGAGACCAGGTTTTGTCCAAATGATGGTTCTGGAAGCTGCCAGACCGACT CTCTGGTTGATAATTTGGTGAAGTCAAGTGGCTGGATCGTGTCACTGCCTAAAGATACGCACTGGGGATCTTGGGAAAATTGGTCCCCCTGTTCCCAGCCATGTTCCAGAGGCTTTCGAACCCGGAGACGTGCTTGCTCAGTGGCAGAGGTTAGGACCAATCCGAGCGCGTGTGTCGGATCCCCGGTGGATTATCAGGATTGCAACATGCAGCCATGCCCAG TGACCGGAGCCTGGTCGTGCTGGTCTTCATGGTCCCAATGTTCCGCAAGCTGCGGTGGGGGCCACTTTCAGCGCACCAGGTCGTGTGACCACCCACCCCCTGCCAATGGAGGTGGGATCTGTATTGGTCTACACACTGAAGAGGCACTTTGCAATACACACACTTGTGAAG GTTGGGGTTTGTGGTCAGACTGGGGCGACTGCGATGAGAAGGGCCTACAGCATCGTTCCCGCTACTGCGATGGAAACCAGGAAGCCAATTTGTGTCCGGGTAACACAAGCCAGACCAGACCCTGCCAGACACACGAAGTGGCAG TCATTTTGCCTGAACAAGAAGTGAACAACTGTGGAA GTTTCACATTGTTCCAGCTGATCGCTGTAGGCATTGCCAGTTTTTTTGCAGCTGCCTTGTTGTCTGCACTGGCATTTGCCTATTGCCACCATTTGAGCCGACCGTCCGCAGAGTCGGCGGTCATTCACCCCAGTAGGCACAACCACCTGACCTATAACAAACAGGACAATGCCACGCCAAAGAATGAGAAGTACATACCAATGGAAGTTGTG ATGCTACACAAAAACAACCTCCACGTAAACGACGACACCAGCCGCCATTTTCCTTCCACCAGCAACATGTTCAGCACCACTTATTATCCCCCCAACCTGAGCAAGTACGACTTTCCACCAGAAGCTTCCTGCAGGGCTTACGTGCACAGCTAG
- the LOC144084432 gene encoding semaphorin-5B-like isoform X3: protein MKIRFFLARARGSQSGRTLVTCGTNAFTPVCMTRQIDNISQVLETVNGVARCPYDPLHNSTAMISEKGELYAATVIDFSGRDPVIYRSLGNMHPLRTVQYNSKWLNEPQFVSAYDIGLFAYFFLRETAVENHCGKMVFSRVARVCQNDMGGRFLLEDTWTTFMKARLNCSRSGEIPFHYNELQSTFYLPEQDLIYGIFTTNVNSMSATAVCAFNLTAITQAFNGPFRYQENPRTAWLSAPNPIPNFQCGTLNEGGTSGNLTERNLQDAQRLFLMHDVVQPVTVNPLLAQDNVRFSKLVVDVVRGRDATYHVMYIGTEHGTILKTLATTNTDLHGCYLEELRILPDKQIGSIKSMQILHTDRSLFVGFDDRLVKIPLERCSSHPTEQRCLEARDPYCGWDPKQGRCTTSKESADMNQWTQNITQCPVRNLKQDGRFGPWEPWQPCSHNDGEGATSSCICRSRSCDEPVARCGGIDCRGPTIQVANCSRNGGWTPWSSWGHCSSSCGIGFEVRQRSCNNPSPRYGGRICVGQGQEERLCNEKKRCPLPVVWTGWGSWAQCSAECGGGIHARTRTCENGNTCPGCAMEYETCNLEACPEVRRNTPWTPWIPVNISQDGSRQEQRFRYVCRALLEDVQLLQLGKKKIETRFCPNDGSGSCQTDSLVDNLVKSSGWIVSLPKDTHWGSWENWSPCSQPCSRGFRTRRRACSVAEVRTNPSACVGSPVDYQDCNMQPCPVTGAWSCWSSWSQCSASCGGGHFQRTRSCDHPPPANGGGICIGLHTEEALCNTHTCEGWGLWSDWGDCDEKGLQHRSRYCDGNQEANLCPGNTSQTRPCQTHEVAVILPEQEVNNCGSFTLFQLIAVGIASFFAAALLSALAFAYCHHLSRPSAESAVIHPSRHNHLTYNKQDNATPKNEKYIPMEVVMLHKNNLHVNDDTSRHFPSTSNMFSTTYYPPNLSKYDFPPEASCRAYVHS, encoded by the exons ATGAAGATACGATTCTTTCTTGCAAGAGCAAGGGGAAGTCAGAG CGGAAGGACCCTCGTCACATGTGGGACCAACGCTTTTACCCCTGTCTGTATGACCAGACAG ATTGATAATATCAGTCAGGTGTTGGAGACGGTGAACGGTGTCGCGCGATGTCCCTACGACCCCCTCCACAACTCGACCGCCATGATTTCGGAGAAGGGCGAGCTGTACGCCGCCACGGTGATTGACTTTTCTGGACGCGACCCTGTGATCTACAGGAGCCTGGGCAACATGCACCCTCTGCGCACGGTTCAATACAACTCTAAATGGCTCAatg AACCTCAGTTTGTGTCTGCTTATGACATTGGCCTATTCGCCTACTTCTTCCTGAGGGAAACTGCTGTTGAAAATCACTGCGGAAAGATGGTTTTCTCCCGCGTTGCCCGCGTATGTCAAAACGACATGGGCGGTCGTTTCCTTTTAGAGGACACCTGGACCACCTTTATGAAGGCTCGACTAAATTGCTCACGCTCAGGAGAAATCCCCTTTCATTACAACGAACTACAGAGCACCTTCTACTTACCTGAGCAAGACTTGATCTACGGAATTTTCACCACTAACGT GAACAGCATGTCAGCTACTGCAGTTTGCGCCTTCAACCTGACTGCCATCACGCAGGCTTTCAACGGACCTTTCCGCTACCAGGAGAACCCCCGCACCGCTTGGCTTTCTGCTCCGAATCCCATACCCAATTTTCAG TGTGGCACGCTAAATGAAGGTGGCACAAGTGGGAACCTGACCGAACGCAACCTCCAGGATGCTCAGCGGCTCTTTTTGATGCACGATGTAGTGCAGCCGGTGACGGTAAACCCTTTGCTCGCCCAAGACAACGTGCGTTTCTCCAAGCTGGTGGTGGACGTCGTGCGCGGCCGCGATGCCACTTACCACGTCATGTATATCGGCACAG AGCATGGCACTATCTTAAAGACTCTGGCCACGACGAATACCGATCTTCACGGCTGCTACCTGGAGGAGCTCCGGATTCTTCCCGATAAGCAAATTGGCTCAATCAAGAGCATGCAGATCCTCCACACTGACAGATCTTTGTTTGTGGGGTTTGATGACAGGCTGGTGAAGATCCCGTTGGAACGATGCTCTAGCCATCCAACGGAGCA ACGTTGTCTGGAAGCTCGGGACCCATATTGCGGCTGGGATCCCAAACAGGGGCGTTGCACAACCAGTAAAGAGAGCGCCGACATGAATCAGTGGACTCAGAATATTACCCAGTGTCCA GTGAGGAATCTGAAACAGGATGGCAGGTTTGGCCCGTGGGAACCCTGGCAACCCTGTAGCCACAATGACGGCGAAGGTGCCACCAGCAGTTGTATTTGCCGCTCCCGCTCGTGTGACGAACCTGTGGCCCGATGCGGGGGGATCGACTGTAGAGGCCCAACCATTCAGGTGGCAAACTGCTCTAG AAATGGTGGCTGGACTCCTTGGTCTTCATGGGGCCATTGCAGCAGCAGTTGTGGTATCGGTTTTGAAGTGAGGCAGCGGTCCTGCAACAACCCCTCGCCTCGTTACGGAGGTCGAATCTGTGTTGGCCAAGGTCAGGAGGAGAG GCTGTGCAATGAAAAGAAAAGGTGCCCATTACCAGTGGTTTGGACTGGATGGGGGTCCTGGGCTCAATGCAGTGCTGAATGTGGAGGCGGAATACACGCCAGGACCAGAACTTGTGAGAATGGAAACACCTGCCCCGGATGCGCCATG GAGTACGAGACTTGCAATCTGGAGGCCTGTCCGGAGGTGCGTCGCAACACCCCGTGGACTCCCTGGATACCAGTCAACATCAGCCAAGATGGATCACGTCAAGAGCAAAGATTCAGATACGTGTGCCGAGCCTTACTGGAGGATGTCCAGCTGCTACAATTGGGAAAGAAGAAAATAGAGACCAGGTTTTGTCCAAATGATGGTTCTGGAAGCTGCCAGACCGACT CTCTGGTTGATAATTTGGTGAAGTCAAGTGGCTGGATCGTGTCACTGCCTAAAGATACGCACTGGGGATCTTGGGAAAATTGGTCCCCCTGTTCCCAGCCATGTTCCAGAGGCTTTCGAACCCGGAGACGTGCTTGCTCAGTGGCAGAGGTTAGGACCAATCCGAGCGCGTGTGTCGGATCCCCGGTGGATTATCAGGATTGCAACATGCAGCCATGCCCAG TGACCGGAGCCTGGTCGTGCTGGTCTTCATGGTCCCAATGTTCCGCAAGCTGCGGTGGGGGCCACTTTCAGCGCACCAGGTCGTGTGACCACCCACCCCCTGCCAATGGAGGTGGGATCTGTATTGGTCTACACACTGAAGAGGCACTTTGCAATACACACACTTGTGAAG GTTGGGGTTTGTGGTCAGACTGGGGCGACTGCGATGAGAAGGGCCTACAGCATCGTTCCCGCTACTGCGATGGAAACCAGGAAGCCAATTTGTGTCCGGGTAACACAAGCCAGACCAGACCCTGCCAGACACACGAAGTGGCAG TCATTTTGCCTGAACAAGAAGTGAACAACTGTGGAA GTTTCACATTGTTCCAGCTGATCGCTGTAGGCATTGCCAGTTTTTTTGCAGCTGCCTTGTTGTCTGCACTGGCATTTGCCTATTGCCACCATTTGAGCCGACCGTCCGCAGAGTCGGCGGTCATTCACCCCAGTAGGCACAACCACCTGACCTATAACAAACAGGACAATGCCACGCCAAAGAATGAGAAGTACATACCAATGGAAGTTGTG ATGCTACACAAAAACAACCTCCACGTAAACGACGACACCAGCCGCCATTTTCCTTCCACCAGCAACATGTTCAGCACCACTTATTATCCCCCCAACCTGAGCAAGTACGACTTTCCACCAGAAGCTTCCTGCAGGGCTTACGTGCACAGCTAG